The window CCCTTGAACCCTTGAACCGTTTTTCAGGTTCTTAGCTTCTTCCCCACCTTGGCCTCGACGGAGGCTATCTTTCCTTCGAGCCTGCCTGAGGCGCCTTTGCGGATGTCGAACTTGACGGTGGAATAGATGCGGCCGCAGTCGGGTTCCAGTTGCTCATAGC is drawn from Syntrophorhabdus sp. and contains these coding sequences:
- a CDS encoding thiamine-binding protein yields the protein YEQLEPDCGRIYSTVKFDIRKGASGRLEGKIASVEAKVGKKLRT